One Desulfobulbus oligotrophicus DNA segment encodes these proteins:
- a CDS encoding NifB/NifX family molybdenum-iron cluster-binding protein, with protein sequence MKIAFTVAGTDMSAAIDPRFGRCFGFLIYNLDDDTFAMHENKNREAAHGAGIQSAESLVRSGAQAVITGQCGPKAFQVLRTAGIKIFATTATGVADALTLYRQGRLPEISAPHAQGRGR encoded by the coding sequence ATGAAAATCGCATTTACAGTTGCAGGGACCGATATGAGCGCAGCCATAGATCCCCGCTTTGGGAGATGTTTCGGATTCCTCATCTACAATCTGGACGACGATACCTTTGCCATGCATGAGAATAAAAACCGTGAAGCTGCACACGGTGCCGGTATTCAATCAGCGGAATCCCTGGTACGATCCGGTGCCCAGGCAGTGATCACCGGTCAGTGCGGACCAAAGGCGTTTCAGGTACTGCGGACTGCCGGGATCAAAATTTTTGCGACAACAGCGACAGGCGTTGCCGACGCTCTTACCCTGTACCGTCAGGGCAGGCTTCCGGAAATCAGCGCCCCGCACGCGCAAGGTCGCGGACGCTGA
- a CDS encoding DUF5320 domain-containing protein, which produces MPGRDGSGPLGKGSMTGRGAGFCGGTGVLEYTPGQLRGGPGRGGGMRTGRGRGFAGGGRAFCRRSSAQRAFRGWGLGPGWGQGLGNGMASFEADAGEQRQALKLQAEHLQTRLDAVNQRLALLNQEQSAA; this is translated from the coding sequence ATGCCGGGAAGAGATGGATCAGGACCTTTGGGAAAGGGATCAATGACTGGACGGGGAGCAGGATTTTGCGGCGGTACAGGCGTGCTGGAGTACACTCCGGGCCAACTGCGTGGAGGCCCGGGGAGAGGAGGCGGCATGCGGACCGGCAGAGGTCGCGGATTTGCCGGCGGAGGCCGTGCATTCTGCCGCAGATCGTCTGCCCAGAGAGCTTTTCGCGGTTGGGGCCTGGGTCCCGGCTGGGGACAAGGCCTGGGCAACGGTATGGCCTCTTTTGAAGCTGATGCCGGCGAGCAAAGGCAGGCGCTCAAACTGCAGGCTGAACATCTGCAGACAAGGCTGGATGCTGTGAATCAGCGCCTGGCACTTCTGAACCAGGAACAATCGGCTGCATAA